A window of the Bradyrhizobium ottawaense genome harbors these coding sequences:
- the ltrA gene encoding group II intron reverse transcriptase/maturase, which produces MQTVQQKTQQTLDLGRDASGEARSAPSQGTEAGTAKACLERPAVAGPSMEVVIERENLKKALARVTRNKGAAGVDGITAGELPAYLKEHWLAIRAQLLEDTYQPQPVRRVEIPKASGGLRPLGIPTVLDRFIQQAVMQVLQADWDGTFSETSFGFRPGRSAHQVVERAQAYIASGHAVVVDIDLEKFFDRVNHDILMGLVAKRVADKRLLKLIRAFLNAGVMEGGLVSPTEEGTPQGGPLSPLLSNLMLDVLDKELEKRGHRFVRYADDCNIYVRSQKAGERVLAGIEKFLEKRLKLKINKAKSAVAKPSVRKFLGFSFTGGKEPRRRIAPQAIARFKAKVRELTRRTCGQSLAQIVKKLSVYLIGWRGYFGFCQTPSVLRALNEWLRRRLRAIAWKQWKRGDTRFAELRRCGVGRDLAAQTAGSPHGPWRLANSPALTIAMPIAFFSALGLTSVAAPQTA; this is translated from the coding sequence GTGCAGACCGTGCAGCAGAAGACACAGCAAACACTGGACTTGGGCCGCGACGCGTCGGGTGAAGCCCGAAGCGCCCCCTCCCAAGGGACTGAAGCCGGCACGGCGAAAGCCTGTCTCGAACGCCCGGCGGTCGCGGGACCGTCGATGGAAGTAGTGATCGAGCGTGAGAACCTGAAGAAAGCGTTGGCGCGAGTAACGCGCAACAAGGGTGCGGCGGGCGTCGACGGGATCACCGCCGGCGAACTGCCGGCCTACCTGAAGGAGCACTGGCTCGCGATCCGAGCCCAACTGCTTGAGGACACCTACCAGCCACAGCCGGTGCGGCGGGTGGAGATACCGAAGGCGTCGGGCGGCCTGCGGCCGCTCGGCATTCCGACGGTGCTCGACCGGTTCATCCAGCAGGCGGTGATGCAGGTGCTGCAAGCGGACTGGGACGGAACGTTCTCCGAGACAAGCTTCGGCTTTAGGCCGGGCCGCTCGGCGCATCAGGTGGTGGAACGGGCGCAGGCGTATATCGCGTCCGGGCATGCCGTCGTCGTGGATATCGATCTGGAAAAGTTCTTCGACCGGGTCAACCACGACATCCTGATGGGGCTGGTTGCCAAGCGGGTCGCTGACAAGCGCCTCCTGAAGCTCATCCGCGCATTCTTGAATGCGGGGGTGATGGAGGGAGGACTGGTCAGTCCGACGGAGGAGGGTACGCCGCAAGGCGGACCGCTCTCGCCGCTGTTGTCGAACCTGATGCTGGATGTGCTGGACAAGGAATTGGAGAAGCGCGGTCACCGCTTCGTGCGCTATGCTGATGACTGCAACATTTATGTGCGCAGTCAGAAGGCGGGCGAGCGGGTACTGGCCGGCATCGAGAAGTTCCTGGAAAAGCGTCTCAAGCTCAAGATCAACAAAGCCAAGAGCGCGGTCGCCAAACCGAGTGTCCGCAAGTTCCTGGGCTTCAGCTTCACCGGCGGGAAAGAGCCACGGCGGCGCATCGCGCCGCAGGCGATCGCCCGCTTCAAAGCAAAAGTCCGGGAGCTGACGCGGCGCACGTGCGGGCAAAGCCTCGCGCAGATCGTCAAGAAGCTGTCGGTCTACCTGATCGGGTGGCGCGGCTACTTCGGCTTCTGCCAAACACCGTCAGTGTTGCGCGCGCTTAATGAGTGGCTCAGGCGGCGGTTGCGCGCCATCGCCTGGAAACAATGGAAACGGGGTGACACTCGCTTTGCCGAGTTGCGACGTTGCGGCGTCGGCCGGGATCTGGCGGCACAAACCGCCGGCAGCCCACATGGCCCTTGGCGGCTCGCAAACAGCCCCGCGCTCACCATCGCCATGCCAATCGCGTTCTTCAGTGCACTCGGCCTAACTTCCGTCGCGGCACCACAGACCGCATGA